In Thauera aromatica K172, one DNA window encodes the following:
- a CDS encoding KamA family radical SAM protein, whose product MSAQVQALQPHHIQPLAQIPPAGVDFFDPVPFKVYTQRDLDRIAPLARLSSEQRFEMKVVSSVLPFRVNQYVIDELIDWSKVPDDPIFQLTFPQRGMLAPEHYERIAGLIRGGADKAELERAVGEVRHALNPHPADQMEMNMPRDEHGKRLEGMQHKYRETVLFFPTQGQTCHSYCSFCFRWAQFVGDKELRICSSEAIELHNYLRRHPEVTDLLVTGGDPMVMKTRHLRDFLEPLLQPEFDHVQTIRIGSKALTFWPHRFLGADDADDLIRLLTQLVEAGKHVALMAHYNHWKELDTEAAQAAIRRIRGTGAVIRAQGPLVAHINDDPAVWAKLWKLEVKLGLVPYYMFVERDTGARNYFEVPLVRAWEIYREAMQQVSGLARTARGPSMSASPGKVEIQGVAEIAGEKVFVLRFIQGRNPDWVQRPFFAKFDDKATWLDQLVPAFGEEKWFWQDEYEAIREDRLAAA is encoded by the coding sequence ATGAGCGCTCAAGTGCAGGCTCTCCAGCCCCATCACATCCAGCCCCTCGCGCAGATCCCCCCCGCCGGTGTCGATTTCTTCGATCCCGTCCCGTTCAAGGTGTATACCCAGCGCGACCTCGACCGCATTGCCCCGCTGGCCAGGCTGTCGTCCGAGCAGCGCTTCGAGATGAAAGTGGTGTCTTCGGTGCTGCCCTTCCGCGTCAACCAGTACGTCATCGACGAACTGATCGACTGGAGCAAGGTTCCCGACGACCCGATCTTCCAGCTCACTTTCCCGCAGCGCGGGATGCTTGCGCCCGAGCACTACGAGCGCATCGCCGGCCTGATCCGCGGCGGCGCCGACAAGGCCGAACTGGAGCGGGCGGTGGGTGAAGTGCGCCATGCGCTGAACCCGCACCCGGCCGACCAGATGGAAATGAACATGCCGCGCGACGAGCACGGCAAGCGTCTCGAAGGCATGCAGCACAAGTACCGCGAGACGGTGTTGTTCTTCCCCACCCAGGGGCAGACTTGCCACAGTTACTGCAGCTTCTGCTTCCGCTGGGCGCAGTTCGTCGGTGACAAGGAGCTGCGCATCTGCTCGTCCGAAGCCATCGAGCTGCACAATTACCTGCGCCGCCACCCCGAAGTCACCGACCTGCTGGTCACCGGTGGTGACCCGATGGTGATGAAGACGCGCCACCTGCGCGACTTTCTTGAGCCCCTGCTGCAGCCCGAGTTCGACCACGTCCAGACCATCCGCATCGGCTCCAAGGCGCTCACCTTCTGGCCGCACCGCTTCCTCGGCGCCGACGATGCCGACGACCTGATCCGCCTGCTGACCCAGCTCGTCGAGGCCGGCAAGCACGTCGCCCTGATGGCGCACTACAACCACTGGAAGGAACTCGACACCGAGGCCGCGCAGGCCGCGATTCGCCGCATCCGCGGCACCGGCGCGGTGATCCGTGCCCAGGGGCCGCTGGTCGCGCACATCAACGACGACCCCGCGGTATGGGCGAAGCTGTGGAAGCTGGAAGTGAAGCTCGGCCTGGTCCCCTACTACATGTTCGTCGAGCGCGACACCGGTGCGCGCAACTACTTCGAAGTGCCGCTGGTGCGTGCCTGGGAAATCTACCGCGAGGCCATGCAGCAGGTCTCGGGCCTGGCCCGCACCGCGCGCGGCCCGAGCATGAGCGCGAGTCCGGGCAAGGTCGAGATCCAGGGCGTTGCCGAGATCGCCGGCGAAAAAGTCTTCGTCCTGCGCTTCATCCAGGGGCGCAACCCCGACTGGGTGCAGCGCCCGTTCTTCGCCAAGTTCGACGACAAGGCGACCTGGCTCGACCAGCTCGTTCCCGCCTTCGGCGAGGAAAAGTGGTTCTGGCAGGACGAGTACGAAGCGATCCGCGAGGACCGGCTCGCAGCGGCCTGA
- the accC gene encoding acetyl-CoA carboxylase biotin carboxylase subunit gives MFKKILIANRGEIACRVIKTARKMGIATVAVHSEADQDALFVELADEAVCIGPAPSKESYLVMDRIIAACKQTGAEAVHPGYGFLSENAEFSRRLEEEGIKFIGPKHYSVAKMGDKIESKKLAIEAGVNTIPGYNDAIAGPAEAVEIAKKIGYPVMIKASAGGGGKGLRVAFNDQEAFEGFSSCVNEAKNSFGDDRVFIEKYVLEPRHIEIQVLGDAHGNYVYLNERDCSIQRRHQKVIEEAPSPFVDPEMRRAMGEQAVALARAVNYESAGTVEFVVSGATKEFYFLEMNTRLQVEHPVTELITGLDLVEQMIRVAAGEKLPITQAEVKINGWAMECRINAEDPFRGFLPSTGRLVKFQAPQEVEGQVRVDTGVYEGGEISMFYDSMIAKLIVHGANREQAIERMRDALNAFVIRGISSNIPFQAALLQHPRFCSGNFNTGFIAEEYPRGFDASMVPHDDPVLLAAVATFARVRYIERATQIEGQLAGHGRKVSREWVVVMAGRQYPVSTRPLEGGLEVSHEGRTYAIVSAWTFGDLLFAGTVNGAPICLQIERRGLRYRIAHFGLQVEPMVMTPRAARLLALMPEKLPPDLSKFLLSPMPGLLREVAVAEGQEVKAGEKLATIEAMKMENVLKAEQDGKVKKIVARPGASLSVDEVIIEFE, from the coding sequence ATGTTCAAGAAGATACTGATTGCCAACCGCGGTGAAATCGCCTGCCGCGTGATCAAGACCGCCCGCAAGATGGGCATCGCCACCGTCGCCGTGCATTCCGAGGCCGACCAGGATGCACTCTTCGTCGAACTCGCCGACGAGGCCGTGTGCATCGGCCCGGCGCCGTCGAAAGAGTCCTACCTGGTCATGGACAGGATCATCGCCGCCTGCAAGCAGACCGGCGCCGAGGCGGTCCACCCGGGTTACGGCTTCCTGTCCGAGAATGCCGAGTTCTCGCGCCGCCTGGAAGAGGAAGGCATCAAGTTCATTGGCCCGAAGCACTATTCGGTGGCCAAGATGGGCGACAAGATCGAGTCGAAGAAGCTCGCGATCGAAGCCGGCGTGAACACCATCCCCGGCTACAACGACGCCATCGCCGGTCCGGCAGAAGCCGTCGAAATCGCGAAAAAGATCGGCTACCCGGTGATGATCAAGGCCTCCGCCGGTGGCGGCGGCAAGGGCCTGCGCGTCGCGTTCAATGACCAGGAGGCCTTCGAGGGCTTCTCGTCGTGCGTCAATGAAGCCAAGAACTCGTTCGGCGACGATCGCGTGTTCATCGAGAAGTACGTCCTCGAGCCGCGCCACATCGAGATCCAGGTGCTGGGCGATGCGCACGGCAACTACGTGTACCTGAACGAGCGCGACTGCTCGATCCAGCGCCGCCACCAGAAGGTCATCGAGGAGGCGCCCAGCCCCTTCGTCGATCCCGAGATGCGCCGCGCGATGGGCGAGCAGGCGGTGGCGCTGGCGCGCGCGGTGAATTACGAGTCGGCCGGCACGGTCGAGTTCGTCGTCAGCGGCGCGACCAAGGAGTTCTACTTCCTCGAGATGAACACCCGCCTGCAGGTGGAGCACCCGGTCACCGAGCTCATCACCGGGCTGGATCTCGTCGAGCAGATGATCCGCGTCGCTGCCGGCGAGAAGCTGCCGATCACCCAGGCCGAGGTGAAGATCAACGGCTGGGCTATGGAATGCCGCATCAACGCGGAAGACCCGTTCCGCGGTTTCCTGCCCTCCACCGGCCGCCTGGTGAAGTTCCAGGCGCCGCAGGAGGTCGAGGGCCAGGTGCGCGTCGACACCGGCGTTTATGAAGGCGGCGAGATCTCGATGTTCTACGACTCGATGATCGCCAAGCTCATCGTCCATGGCGCCAACCGCGAGCAGGCCATCGAGCGCATGCGCGACGCGCTCAACGCCTTCGTGATCCGCGGCATCAGCTCCAACATCCCGTTCCAGGCGGCGCTGCTGCAGCACCCGCGCTTCTGCTCGGGCAACTTCAACACCGGCTTCATCGCCGAGGAATATCCGCGGGGCTTCGACGCCTCGATGGTGCCGCATGACGACCCGGTGCTGCTCGCCGCGGTCGCCACCTTCGCCCGGGTGCGCTACATCGAGCGCGCGACGCAGATCGAAGGCCAGCTTGCCGGGCACGGGCGCAAAGTCTCGCGCGAGTGGGTGGTGGTGATGGCCGGCCGGCAGTACCCGGTGAGCACCCGGCCGCTTGAAGGCGGGCTGGAGGTCAGCCACGAAGGGCGGACCTACGCCATTGTTTCCGCATGGACGTTCGGCGACCTGCTGTTTGCCGGCACCGTCAACGGCGCGCCCATCTGCCTGCAGATCGAGCGCCGGGGGCTGCGCTACCGCATCGCCCATTTCGGCCTGCAGGTCGAGCCGATGGTCATGACACCGCGCGCCGCGCGCCTGCTGGCGCTGATGCCCGAGAAGCTGCCGCCCGACCTGTCGAAGTTCCTGCTGTCGCCGATGCCCGGCCTGCTGCGCGAAGTCGCGGTCGCCGAGGGGCAGGAAGTGAAGGCGGGCGAGAAGCTCGCGACCATCGAGGCGATGAAGATGGAGAACGTGCTCAAGGCCGAGCAGGACGGCAAGGTCAAAAAGATCGTCGCCCGTCCGGGGGCCAGCCTGTCGGTGGACGAGGTCATCATCGAGTTCGAGTGA